Proteins co-encoded in one Arthrobacter alpinus genomic window:
- the lipA gene encoding lipoyl synthase has translation MTLVPEGRKLLRIEQRNSAVPVERKPEWMKTKVEMGPEFIAMKNLVKGQGLHTVCEEAGCPNIFECWEDREATFLIGGSECTRRCDFCQIDTGKPSPIDRFEPTKVARSVVKMNLRYATVTGVARDDLADEGVWLYAETVRKIHELNPNTGVELLIPDFSGKPEHITAICESKPEVFAHNVETVPRIFKRIRPAFRYERSLDVLTQGRDQGMVTKSNLILGMGETREEISQALQDLHDAGTDLITITQYLRPSERHLPVDRWVKPQEFLELSTEAEEIGFLGVMSGPLVRSSYRAGRLWATAMRKKGLDIPEHLAHIAEGIEDSGHTRQEAASLLAAH, from the coding sequence ATGACGTTGGTACCTGAGGGACGTAAGTTGTTGCGGATTGAGCAGCGTAATTCTGCTGTTCCGGTTGAGCGTAAGCCTGAGTGGATGAAGACGAAGGTCGAGATGGGCCCGGAGTTCATCGCGATGAAGAATCTGGTCAAGGGTCAGGGCCTGCACACGGTGTGTGAAGAGGCTGGTTGCCCGAACATTTTTGAGTGCTGGGAAGACCGTGAAGCCACGTTCCTCATTGGTGGTTCCGAATGCACGCGCCGGTGTGATTTCTGTCAGATCGATACGGGCAAGCCGTCCCCGATCGACAGGTTTGAGCCCACGAAGGTGGCCCGCTCGGTAGTGAAGATGAATTTGCGCTACGCCACGGTCACGGGTGTGGCCCGTGATGATCTGGCCGATGAGGGTGTGTGGTTGTACGCCGAAACGGTCCGTAAGATCCATGAATTGAACCCGAACACGGGTGTGGAATTGTTGATCCCTGACTTCTCTGGCAAGCCCGAACACATCACTGCGATCTGTGAATCCAAGCCCGAGGTCTTCGCGCACAATGTAGAGACCGTGCCGAGGATCTTCAAGCGCATCCGCCCGGCGTTCCGTTACGAGCGGTCCTTGGATGTGTTGACGCAGGGCCGGGATCAGGGCATGGTCACCAAGTCCAACCTGATTCTGGGTATGGGTGAGACTCGTGAAGAAATCTCCCAGGCACTGCAGGATCTTCACGATGCTGGGACGGACTTGATCACCATCACCCAGTACCTGCGTCCCTCCGAACGCCACCTTCCCGTGGATCGGTGGGTCAAACCCCAGGAGTTCCTGGAACTCTCCACCGAAGCAGAAGAGATCGGTTTCCTGGGTGTCATGAGCGGACCCTTGGTGCGTTCTTCCTACCGTGCCGGACGCCTCTGGGCCACGGCCATGCGTAAGAAGGGTTTGGACATCCCCGAACACCTCGCCCACATCGCTGAAGGCATCGAAGATTCCGGCCACACCCGCCAAGAAGCCGCATCCCTACTCGCCGCACACTAA